A single genomic interval of Lathyrus oleraceus cultivar Zhongwan6 chromosome 7, CAAS_Psat_ZW6_1.0, whole genome shotgun sequence harbors:
- the LOC127103784 gene encoding uncharacterized protein LOC127103784 produces the protein MARQSDTSSYTTMSDSHSTESHHPTREDPVVDAATSSHARRPKETVTGFSSEIALDEHTREGSRYVHNSIATIVTQILSGNRDVPGVSVPLNTIIPDIAACQDKAVVLRQNVTDNVEQPDAHEGSKVEKPSGKVRSEKANVTQSVEDNPRAETINVEELSDNELLATVVPRIAKRVRTRREKKVVELKSPSKEVGVTNPQKQPESESTHKRKSYGPTKAWSKEVPKKLKTKAVVVESESDAPCDVTASMSRKKPSSSRLATSVPEVPIDNLESTTEDTDGAEGQMAEEEEEASSEEQDDEEADDEAKD, from the exons ATGGCTCGTCAATCCGACACCTCCTCGTACACCACCATGTCTGATTCTCACAGCACCGAGTCTCACCACCCTACCCGGGAGGATCCAGTTGTGGACGCAgcaacttcgtcccatgcaagaagacctaaggaaacGGTCACCGGGTTTTCATCAGAAATCGCTCTTGATGAACACACAAGGGAAGGGTCAAGGTATGTACATAACTCCATTGCAACTATCGTCACTCAGATACTATCTGGCAATCGAgatgttcctggggtttctgttcccttgaacacaaTCATTCCTGACATTGCTGCATGTCAAGATAAAGCTGTTGTGTTGAGGCAAAATGTCACTGACAATGTTGAGCAACCAGATGCTCATGAGGGATCAAAGGTTGAAAAACCCTCAGGCAAAGTGAGAAGTGAGAAGGCCAATGTCACTCAAAGTGTTGAGGACAATCCTAGGGCTGAGACGATTAACGTGGAAGAGCTCTCAGACAATGAACTTCTGGCTACAGTTGTCCCTAGGATAGCCAAGAGAGTCAGGACCAGAAGGGAGAAAAAGGTTGTGGAGCTGAAGTCCCCCTCCAAGGAGGTTGGTGTAACAAATCCTCAAAAGCAACCAGAGTCAGAGAGTACACACAAGAGGAAAAGCTATGGTCCTACAAaagcttggagcaaagaggtgcctaAGAAGTTGAAGACCAAAGCTGTGGTGGTTGAGTCTGAATCTGATGCCCCATGTGATGTCACAGcatccatgtccaggaagaaACCCTCTTCCAGTAGGTTGGCAACCAGTGTCCCAGAAGTtcccattgacaat CTGGAGTCTACTACTGAGGACACGGATGGAGCTGAAGGGCAAATGGCTGAGGAGGAGGAAGAGGCCAGCTCTGAAGAGCAGGACGatgaggaggctgatgatgaggctaAGGATTAA